The following are encoded together in the Ovis aries strain OAR_USU_Benz2616 breed Rambouillet chromosome X, ARS-UI_Ramb_v3.0, whole genome shotgun sequence genome:
- the LOC101119114 gene encoding putative P2Y purinoceptor 10 isoform X2, protein MGSNSTNNAETHCNNPNVTFHYSLYATTYILIFIPGLLANSAALWVLCRFISKKNKAIIFMINLSVADLAHVLSLPLRIYYYITHHWPFQRIPCLLCFYLKYLNMYASICFLTCISLQRCFFLLKPFRARDWKRRYDVGISAAIWVIVGTACLPFPIMRSTDLANNTDSCFADLGYKKMNAVALVGMITAAELAGFVIPVVIIAWCTWKMTISLRQPPMAFQGISEKQKALRMVYMCAAVFFICFTPYHINFIFYTMVKEAIISSCPIVQSTLYFHPFCLCLASLCCLLDPILYYFMASEFRDQLSRHGSSVTRSRLMSRESGSSMIG, encoded by the coding sequence ATGGGAAGCAACAGTACCAACAATGCTGAGACTCACTGCAATAACCCCAATGTGACATTTCATTACTCTCTCTATGCAACCACCTACATCCTCATATTCATTCCTGGTCTACTAGCCAACAGTGCAGCCTTGTGGGTTCTGTGCCGCTTtatcagcaagaaaaataaagccattatTTTCATGATAAACCTCTCTGTGGCTGACCTTGCCCACGTGCTGTCCTTACCCCTCCGGATTTACTATTACATCACCCACCATTGGCCTTTCCAGAGGATCCCTTGTCTGCTATGCTTCTACCTGAAGTATCTCAACATGTATGCCAGCATTTGTTTCCTGACATGCATCAGCCTTCAGAGGTGCTTCTTTCTCCTCAAACCCTTCAGGGCCAGAGACTGGAAGCGTAGGTACGATGTAGGCATCAGTGCTGCCATATGGGTCATCGTGGGTACTGCCTGTTTGCCATTTCCCATCATGAGAAGCACAGACTTAGCCAACAACACTGACTCCTGCTTTGCTGATCTTGGTTACAAGAAAATGAATGCAGTGGCTTTGGTTGGGATGATTACAGCTGCTGAACTGGCAGGATTTGTGATTCCAGTAGTCATCATTGCATGGTGCACCTGGAAAATGACTATATCCTTGAGACAACCACCTATGGCTTTCCAAGGAATCAGTGAAAAGCAAAAAGCACTGAGGATGGTTTACATGTGTGCTGCAGTCTTCTTCATCTGCTTCACTCCCTAtcatattaactttattttttataccaTGGTAAAGGAAGCTATCATTAGCAGTTGTCCCATTGTCCAAAGCACACTGTATTTCCATCCTTTTTGTCTATGCCTTGCAAGTCTCTGCTGCCTTTTGGATCCGATTCTCTATTACTTCATGGCCTCAGAGTTTCGTGACCAACTATCTCGCCATGGTAGCTCTGTGACTCGTTCCCGCCTAATGAGCAGGGAGAGTGGTTCATCAATgattggttaa